The stretch of DNA TCTTCATTAAGATCTTGGAAGAAACATATCGACATTAACTCTTTAATGTATAAGTCTCCAATATCttccaactctttttttttgtaagcaGACATTTGGAGGATTAATCCATGTGCCAcccattgtccaattaaatcgaTATTCACAAATTCATAATCCTTTGGAAAATTAACGCAATAGGCAAAACATCGCTTCAAATGAATTGGCAATTGATTATAGCTCAATTGCAATGTAGGTAAGATGcctccctcattttcttccaattcCCATATCTCGTTACCTCTCACCAATTCCCACTCACTTTCATCGACTTTCGAATAAAGTAGACCACCTAAACTCTTCACGGCCAATGGAACCCCTTTACACTTTTTCACTATTTCATCCGCAATTGGCAAGAGATTTGGATATAATTTGTCTTCTCCTTCCTTGAATGCACATTTCACAAACAAAGACAAAGATTCTTCTTTTGATAGACCTTCTATAGAATGTGTATAAATAGGGTCTAAAACGGAAGAAACCCTGCGACTACGTGTCGTTACAACAATGACACTTCCATGCGACCCTCCATTAAGCAAATCTCTCAGTTCAGtccatttatttctattttcattccAGACATCGTCTAAGACCAGTAGAAACCTTTTATCCTTTAAACGTTCTCTCAAACTAGTCTGCAATGTATCTTCATTACTTGAATTCTTATCAACTTTACCACCAGCAGATTTAAGGATTTCTTCCACCAATCTTGTAACATTAAAATTCTCAGATACACAAACCCACATTCTCAACTGAAAATGATTCACTACGGATTCGTCATTGTAAACAGCCTTGGCAAGTGTGGTCTTTCCCATACCTCCTAATCCAACTATGgcaattatattaagatttctAGTGGGATCTGGGTGcatcaaactcttttttatttcatctttgtCATCATGCCTACCGATGACCGTTGAAGGATCAATAAAGGAATGTGTCTTCTCCCTCCACAGGGGATTGACATGCACCTCTTCATGCCGCTCAGTGAGATTAAACTGAACCTTCTCAGCATTAATCTCATCTAACCTCTCTCTAATGTTCTTGATTTTGTGAGCCAATTTTAAACGGGATGAAAGTGCCATGGGGGACGAAAAGAAATGGCATACCTTTGCCATAGCGCTTCCATATGTTGTAATCGCTTGCTTCCTTAAAGCTTTGTACCCAATTTCATCTACCACATCCTCTGTGACATATAAGATATCTTTGAGCTGTCCAAGCCAGATGCTGAGCTTGGGATTACTTGCTTGCTTGTATTcagcatccaagagcacgattTTAATAGTGAAAATCGTACGTTCAAGCTTTTGCAGATCGCTCTGGACACCCCATGCCAAGTAGACCTCTCGGTAAACTAAAGAGCCTAATTTCTCAAGGAGACTACCAGCGAGGGCAGAGGCAAGATCAGCCATGTTTTTCTTAGGAAGGAAGTGGATAAACTGAAACCGTATTTCTGGCCTCTTGGTTGATATAGTTGACTTGACTCCTAGTAGGACGAGTAAGTAGGAATTATTAAGGCAGCTAGCATTGCAACATGATTACGACAGGCTGTATGTACTAGTGCTTTTGCATTGGTGAATGGTACAGACAACTTGACAAGACAATCATTTATGGTGCAAATatgtaaaatgagaaaaaaaaataaaaatagagttcTGCACTGCAAaactattattatgattatttttaggGTTGCTACTATGCAGCTAGCggtgaatatttttaaaaaaatattaatatatttattgttaccttttgaaacattataaaaatataattcaaaaaaattaaataaatacctGATTAAAATGAAGAGACAAAATCATTGattacattataatttttcttgaagaAAGCAGTATGCGAATATAGGTGGAGGGTTTTGGGCAGGGCTGTAGTTCACTTCACACAGAagtttttattctatatatagtctATCGTAAGATTCACTCGAAGTACTTTGATATGTAAGAGTAGTCCGCTCttcactttgtttttttttttgtttcttttacgctttttttttaaattttataatatatttaaatatttcaaaaaaatattttaatatatttaaaattactactttaatcactaaataaataaataaaaaatgacaaagaTATCAAATTGAGCCGTAACTTGGGAGGataaagtagttttttcctGATTGTGAAGTCTAGGCTGAGCATATGTCGACTGAGTCGACTCACTAAAATGAAGAACCTGTATTGTgattaaataatactttttcgTTCAGCGCGCCGTAGATTTCTTTGGAGAAATGACATCTGTCATTCAATCATGCACTCCTCTTGCTTTTTCGAATTGGACTCGTCCACGCTCGCCTATCTATCATTCAATCATtcactcaactttttcaaaatgttttattattaattttttctttttttaatcgaGATGAGTACTGCTATTATATAAAAGTAgtgttagagcattggcattgccAAAGTCAAgtgtaaattttatcttttttttatcataaaatttttacattgaactagctatagccatatattttaattttgaactaCAGTAATTTTCTCCACCTAGCTATATTTGGCTATACACTATTGAAggaccaaatgagttttttattattttttctcaatttccctccctttccctccctttttggtaatttttcttgccaaattacttttcttttatgataaagtttctaattgagggtacatttattttctatcattattagcttaatacacaatataaaaatataaatagcaaaaaaaaaaggttagcaaaaattaatttgttggtttcaagaattgttgtataatttttttttatcaaatattattaaaatatatgaagtatatttacaaaatatgaaaaaaaaaatttgtcaaatattattaaaatatataatataataatattattttgactttaaaatgactagtccaatgtggacttagatagtcaaaagttaatacaatagccaaaatgtaagattttaaccaaattttagacttggcaatggctagtccattgccaatgctcttacagGCATAGCCCCGCTGCGAGTTCCAAGCTTCCGTTGGAGATGTAGAATGtgtttacataatttttttttttttttaagtttttttcatatagatttttttaatacaaaattgtTATGATTTTCTTTAACGAGGCCTAATGATTTTCTATTCAAtctaatttgatatgatattatttctAACATGATCTATATACTATTTCCCAAACCCCAACTTGCTTTTGCTCCCTCCCCTGTTTCATTTTGTCAATATCAGAAACTAAActctaaaacaatttcaaaatagaTTACGATTTTGGCACGTGTGTTGTAAAATTTTACATCAACTTTCTGTAAGAAGAGATGTGGGGTTCATTTAAGAATGATCAGTGATCTCATCTTTCTCATGTATTCATTAGCCATCAAGCAATGAAAAGAAATCTTAAAGATTATTACTCTTCAAATCCGGATGTgtctttcaaacattttgtCAAACACATGGTCAGCCATGAACAACCAAAGCATATAGAGAAATACCTGAGCTACATCAAAGCCACTGAACTCAGCCATGACAATCGCTACTGGGCGGTGTGTAGTGGAATAAATTATTGGGCGACGAACCAGTGGCGAGGAACTCGTAGAATAAATCGGGAAACTGGGTTGCGGTCGGTTGCAGTTGTGTAGTGGCCGACGGAGAACTCGTGGACGTGGTGGACTGGTGGCAGTTGCCTCTGGACGTGGAGGCGAGTTCGCATTCTGAAGCAAACGGACCACAATCACATTAACCAGAAACACTGGGCTAAAGCCTGAAGAAGCATAACTATCCCATGCGCACGAGTCTACCATTACTTTCCAAGATTTGCTGATGTGTCAACACATAATTAGAGGGCTGTTATTCTTTAATTATCGGTCTGACCGCTTAACAACGAAACTGTTATGAGACTGACTTTATATGTCTATATCCCTTTCATAAGAATAGCCAGACAAATTACCCACAATACCATGGTTCTCAGAATATTTTCCAATGTCCACGCCATGTTCACCCCACCTGTGATTGATTCATTAAAATTTGGTGACACTTATTTTTCTATCACTTTGAACTCTAAAGCAAATTTGGAAGGGCTAGGAGGGGTCTTAACTCGAAATGGGTTTCACTATAAGGCTCATACTAGAGTTCTAGCGGGAGctctaacatttttcttatataaaaaaccaaatacaCCGGTGTCTGATAAAATTTGGATTCGTTTGATTTCACagataatattaaatgagttaaaattaaagttaaaaagttaaataaagtattattagaatatatattttaatattatttttattttaagatttgaaaaagttaaattatttattttattttatataaaaaataaaaaaaattataataattaaatgagatgcgatattttttaaaaataaatgagactttaattatacattagtaaataGTGGATCCTTTTCcctttgaaaatttaaaagtgaaTAGAGTAATTGGATTAAAggaatattataattattgatGATCGGGGACAAAGTCCAATCCTATACCACTAAAGGATTAGAAATTGCTTCAATAGtaatttttgagtatttgtTGCACGTTTTAAAGTACGAGTGCGGGGTGTGAATTGTAATTTCCGAGCGTTTCAATAGTAATCTGTGTAATTTAAGTCTTCTGAGCGTTTGTAAGGATATGACTTTTATTGTATCTGCTTCTTATTATTGAATGAAGCAATATTTGATTCtcaaggagaaaaataaaaataaaaaattgaccaTGCCCAGTGAAAGTCCATATGCCAACAAATTTACTGAAGCAATTAGTGGCCAAGGAATTGGGCAACAATTTTTCAACTCACGGTTCCCTACCTCAGTCTTGGGAACCCATATACACAACTGATCAAAGTTTTCCAATTCGCATGAATGCCTCAGTTATTACACACATCGAATTGTTCGAAAATACTAAGcatcttgtttgtttgttttttttctaagaGGTAAATAcgttgcgtttgaatgttgatgTGAACTcaattgagttgagttctttattaatagtaatgagaGTAATATTGAATGGAGTTATGTGAGGCTTATCTAAACTGCATTTAAagtgtatttgaatattaaaatgagtttaatattttttatgaaaaattgaaaagaattatgaatcccacgtataaagatgttttaagttgaaaaaggttgtaggtcCTACGtgtaagaagattttgagttgtggtgagtttagtaatttgaaaattgagtgtttcgatgttagactcagtttaaaattagactgaactcaatTGAATTCAATTGAATTTGAAAACCAAGCGCAACCTTAGCAATGGAAATCATCCTCACACAGAGTAGGACGCAGATAATTTTCAATTCTGGAGTcgagcaatttaaataatttttttgtgaaggggGAAGAGAGAATGTCCAGAAAACAATTCCATCATAGCATgctattttatcttaatttatcaaGATATGCTGCTTTGGTGTAAGCACATGGATGCAATGCAcattgatataaattaaatctaagcCATGCCATCAACCCACTAGGTGCAGACTAACCAGTGTTATCATGCTCTCCCATTTTACATGAGATTGAGTGCACTGGACGTTGATTTGTGatgcgtttgaatgttaaaatgaattgagttgaattgagttgagataataaaatattattttttaatattattattattttaatattttaaaaaattaaattattcattatattttatattaaaattaaaaaataataataataaattaagaaaaactaagtagataggaattattttaagtggaaaatgataaaaataatgacaacTATACTGCAACTaagagtaaaaaattaatatttttcgtatgatttgagttataatttaaaaaatgaaggaagTTAATTTCAACATGACGATCAAAGACAGGCTGTATGTCCTATTGTTGTGCATTGGTACAGACAAGACAATCACTCTTGCATGTGCAAATATGTAAAGTAATCACTTCATTGCATGTGCAAATAGGTAAAGTAATCACTTCATTAAATTATTCACTTCATTAATGTAAAGTAATCACTTCATTAATGTTGATAAACGTGAGATTGAAGaattttctcattaattttatttgaattttagttGTTCAAGCCAGATGCTCTGAGCTTGGGATTGCGTGCCTGCTTGTATTTGGCAGCCAAGAGCACGATCTTAACGGTAGAAATCGTGCGCCCGGctttaacatatttatttttaaatatgttaaaagattataaaatttaaaattcagaatttgaatttaaaataaaaataaattaataaaataagttttataagtaaaaatataaataaaattataagtagcattatttatttttaaatatactccctagagataaaaaatattgagatcgAGCAGGATAGGTTgagaaaaagttttcatttcaactaaCACTCGACCATTTGTCATTCAGTTTGGTTGGTTAGTGGGTGTTTGTTGGcgctctctcttttgcttaatttCAGTCCTACcggtccaaataaaacttttttaactgttatctctcatttatttatcttttgttttgaattttctttttggcGTCAATTTGGCCTAATGGGTGTATATTAATATCCcttgttttgcttgattttgaaCTCCTATGACGGGAGGTTAGGAGtggtttgaatttaaagatgaattgaaatagattgagatgatttatgaatagtaaaataaaaattaaattatttatcatattttatgtgaaaatttgataaaattattatgagatttagaaaagttgaattatttattatattttgtgtgagaatttaaaaaaattataatgataagatgagatgacttgagataagTTGAAGTGGGTTTTGAATACAAACGACTTATTCCTCGCCCCCTAAATCATGctatgtttattgttatttttaaaaattgaaaaatgtcaaatattatatccttttgtattttcatgtcaaagaaggaagaaggtatttatttggttttatgaTATTGAGATGCTTGCAGCCTTGAGGGCTTTACAGATTATTCACCATATGGGAATCTCGCACTAAATACTCGAGGGAGATTTTCTTATTGTTGTTGAAGCTATTCGATCAAACCAATAACAAGAGTTTAGCTAGAGCCCTAAGTGatgtgcttcttcttctttttttttttgaaaaatagtcgGTAACCACTCTAGAGGAGGTCTCGACCCAAGTTGATTGAAAAAACTCATCACTTATAGCGGAGGAATATCATGGTAACATAACAAACCTAAAGGGCAACGTAACCGATAACTACCACCCAAAATAAGCAAAAGCCGGTCAAAACTCGCCTATCACAGCATGTCCCAACCAAATGTTAGGACAAACAAGACAATCTAAAACAAGCCTAAGCTcaagaccaaaaaaaaacaaactcgaGTACGCCTATGTATGAAAGGAGGCGAGACCCCACCAATCAAAGCAAAGAATCCCCTTAAGAAGATGAGGTAGCGAAGACCGCTCTTCATAAATCACGTTCTTGCCCATTTCACcctctctagcaagaaaatcacCTACACTATTCCCTTCCCTATATTGATGAAGCACCGTGAAATTCCCCCCTTCTAGAGCTGCCAATAACTCCTCCGAAGAGTCCAAAAGTGATGTGCTTATTATCTCATTTCTAATCTTTTGATGTGCTTCATGTAGGCCGTCAAGGAAATGAGGTAGTGCATAGCTTGGTCCGAAATGCACATTTTGTGGGCAATACCCtttattctaacttatttagCAGTAGATCCAGAAGTATGTTCTActgtataattttaagtcttgtcAGCGTTTGGAAGGATATGACTTTCATTGTATCTACTTCTTACTATTGAATGAAGCAATATTTCATTctcagaaagaacaaaaaaaaaaaaaaaaaattgacca from Juglans regia cultivar Chandler chromosome 4, Walnut 2.0, whole genome shotgun sequence encodes:
- the LOC109019682 gene encoding putative disease resistance protein RGA4 codes for the protein MADLASALAGSLLEKLGSLVYREVYLAWGVQSDLQKLERTIFTIKIVLLDAEYKQASNPKLSIWLGQLKDILYVTEDVVDEIGYKALRKQAITTYGSAMAKVCHFFSSPMALSSRLKLAHKIKNIRERLDEINAEKVQFNLTERHEEVHVNPLWREKTHSFIDPSTVIGRHDDKDEIKKSLMHPDPTRNLNIIAIVGLGGMGKTTLAKAVYNDESVVNHFQLRMWVCVSENFNVTRLVEEILKSAGGKVDKNSSNEDTLQTSLRERLKDKRFLLVLDDVWNENRNKWTELRDLLNGGSHGSVIVVTTRSRRVSSVLDPIYTHSIEGLSKEESLSLFVKCAFKEGEDKLYPNLLPIADEIVKKCKGVPLAVKSLGGLLYSKVDESEWELVRGNEIWELEENEGGILPTLQLSYNQLPIHLKRCFAYCVNFPKDYEFVNIDLIGQWVAHGLILQMSAYKKKELEDIGDLYIKELMSICFFQDLNEDNLWVYSFKMHDLVHDLVLSIGHEDWLEIDSDNKDVASTVRHLSISSSDQQVSKFSNKLTNVWTIMYRTKSHVSSVKACISRFKSLCVLDMPNSNFENLPSSISTQKHLRYLDLSDNKSIKKLLNSICKLHNLQTLLLDGCINLERLPQDMRNMVNLRVLTVTTKDTCLLENGVCCFNSLRILYLIDCPKLECLFPQMDRCLTKLRKLIFVKCESLTSLPPIIKHLTALKLLYIGDCEEMDLTGGGRDA